The Virgibacillus dokdonensis genome includes a window with the following:
- a CDS encoding heavy metal translocating P-type ATPase, protein MEENKNVYRLQGLSCTNCAAKFEKNIRAIETVDDVQLNFGASKVIVQGEASVQQLEAAGAFDDIKVFPERERLTEDKQSFWKKKSNLTTLFSFLFTALGYVFFFQVGESNLATVSTFAAAILIGGWKLFRTGFKNLARFEFDMKTLMTIAVIGAAIIGEWAEGAVVVFLFAVSEALEGYSMEKARQSIRLLMNIAPNRATIRRGDELIEMDVKDVQVNDVMVIKPGEKIAMDGEVLKGESSINQATITGESIPVFKQAGDEVFAGTLNEEGSLEVRVTKYAQDTTIAKIIHLVEEAQAEKAPSQQFVDRFAKYYTPAIIVIAMLVATIPPLLFSATWSDWIYNGLAVLVVGCPCALVISTPVAIVTAIGNAARHGVLIKGGIHLEETGKIDVVAFDKTGTITEGKPVVTEVISFGDMSESDVLAHAAAIETYSQHPLASSILRKAKADNVNNLHAENFQSFTGKGAQATVNGSMYRIGSPSLFQGKAHLPKELQMQIRTLQTQGKTVMLFGTDHRIEGLIAVADQVRKGSLSIIEKLHQLGKRTVMLTGDNQATGSAIGREVGIMETKSELMPQDKLIAIKELKQQYGKVAMIGDGINDAPALAAADVGVAMGGAGTDTAMETADIALMADDLSKVPYTMELSQQTLTIIKQNIGFALLLKVIALLLVIPGWLTLWLAILADMGATLLVVFNSLRLMRAKKQP, encoded by the coding sequence GTGGAAGAGAATAAAAACGTTTATCGTCTGCAAGGGTTATCATGCACAAATTGTGCAGCAAAGTTTGAAAAAAATATTCGTGCCATTGAAACCGTTGACGACGTGCAACTAAATTTTGGTGCATCGAAAGTTATAGTGCAAGGCGAAGCTTCTGTGCAACAGTTGGAAGCGGCTGGAGCTTTTGATGATATTAAAGTCTTTCCAGAAAGAGAGCGATTAACGGAAGATAAGCAATCGTTTTGGAAAAAGAAAAGTAATTTGACGACGTTATTTTCCTTTTTATTCACTGCACTTGGATATGTGTTTTTCTTTCAAGTGGGCGAAAGTAATCTTGCAACAGTAAGTACATTTGCAGCTGCTATTCTAATCGGGGGTTGGAAGCTATTTCGTACTGGCTTTAAAAACTTAGCTAGATTTGAATTTGACATGAAAACGTTAATGACGATTGCAGTTATAGGTGCTGCTATTATTGGAGAATGGGCAGAAGGTGCTGTCGTTGTCTTTCTATTTGCTGTAAGTGAAGCGCTAGAAGGATATTCCATGGAGAAGGCTCGGCAATCCATTCGTTTATTAATGAATATTGCCCCAAATCGTGCAACAATTCGTAGGGGCGATGAGCTAATTGAAATGGATGTCAAGGATGTACAAGTGAATGATGTCATGGTGATTAAACCAGGTGAGAAAATTGCCATGGATGGCGAAGTTCTTAAAGGAGAATCGTCTATTAATCAAGCAACCATAACTGGTGAATCTATCCCTGTGTTTAAACAGGCTGGTGATGAAGTATTTGCTGGTACTTTGAATGAAGAGGGTTCCTTGGAAGTGCGTGTTACCAAATATGCGCAAGATACCACAATTGCTAAAATTATTCATTTAGTAGAGGAAGCACAGGCGGAAAAAGCGCCTTCTCAACAATTTGTCGATCGTTTTGCGAAATATTATACTCCAGCCATTATCGTTATTGCTATGTTGGTGGCTACGATTCCACCATTGTTGTTTAGTGCAACGTGGTCTGATTGGATCTATAACGGGCTAGCGGTATTAGTCGTAGGATGTCCGTGTGCGTTGGTTATTTCTACTCCTGTAGCTATTGTAACAGCAATTGGCAATGCTGCTCGACATGGTGTGTTAATTAAAGGTGGCATTCATTTAGAAGAAACAGGAAAAATAGATGTAGTTGCTTTTGATAAAACAGGCACGATAACCGAGGGAAAGCCTGTTGTTACAGAAGTTATTTCATTTGGAGATATGTCAGAATCAGACGTGTTAGCGCATGCAGCAGCGATTGAAACTTACTCACAGCATCCACTTGCTTCATCTATATTACGAAAAGCTAAAGCAGATAATGTAAATAACTTACATGCAGAAAATTTTCAGTCTTTTACGGGGAAGGGCGCCCAAGCAACAGTGAATGGCTCTATGTACAGAATTGGAAGTCCTTCCTTATTTCAAGGGAAAGCACATCTTCCTAAAGAATTGCAAATGCAAATTCGCACATTACAAACGCAAGGTAAAACGGTGATGCTATTTGGAACCGATCATCGTATCGAAGGCCTAATTGCTGTGGCCGACCAAGTTCGTAAAGGAAGTCTGTCTATCATTGAAAAGCTGCACCAACTAGGTAAACGAACGGTGATGCTTACAGGAGATAACCAAGCAACTGGCTCTGCGATTGGGCGCGAAGTAGGCATAATGGAGACAAAGTCGGAGCTTATGCCGCAAGATAAATTAATAGCAATTAAAGAATTGAAGCAGCAATACGGCAAGGTTGCGATGATTGGAGATGGGATCAATGATGCCCCCGCTTTAGCAGCAGCAGATGTCGGTGTTGCTATGGGAGGTGCTGGTACGGATACCGCTATGGAAACAGCTGATATTGCGTTAATGGCTGATGATTTAAGCAAAGTTCCATATACAATGGAGCTAAGTCAACAAACGTTAACGATCATCAAACAAAATATAGGCTTTGCGCTACTTTTAAAAGTAATTGCCCTTTTATTAGTTATTCCAGGATGGCTCACCTTATGGCTAGCTATACTCGCTGACATGGGAGCTACGTTATTAGTTGTATTCAATTCCTTGCGCTTAATGCGTGCCAAAAAGCAACCATAA